In Hymenobacter sublimis, a single genomic region encodes these proteins:
- a CDS encoding FeoB-associated Cys-rich membrane protein gives MWIQYLIIALLFAGAVFYVGRIFWQAFFSKDQAGCAKGCGGACSVIDVERLQRTIELAAAREGTGR, from the coding sequence ATGTGGATACAGTACCTCATCATCGCTTTGCTCTTTGCCGGAGCTGTGTTCTACGTCGGGCGCATCTTCTGGCAAGCTTTCTTTTCCAAGGATCAGGCGGGCTGCGCCAAGGGCTGCGGCGGGGCCTGCTCCGTGATTGATGTTGAGCGGCTGCAGCGCACCATTGAGCTGGCCGCCGCCCGCGAAGGCACCGGCCGCTAG
- a CDS encoding inositol monophosphatase family protein yields MDYNQLSFQLAAVTRHAGQFIRQEAATFDRSHIESKGVHDLVSYVDKETEKLLVAGLREVLPEAGFITEEGTEGAHRAEEYNWIIDPLDGTTNFVHGLPVYCVSVGLIHHGELVAGVVYEVVRDECFRAAKGAGAFCNEEPIHVSDVPDLNNSLIATGFPYTDFTHLNEYLQLLSAFIQRSHGVRRVGSAAADLAYVAAGRFEGFFEFNLNSYDVAAGILLVREAGGRVTAFLEEGDPLFGRQVVASNGHVHEEMQATIRETWK; encoded by the coding sequence ATGGATTACAATCAACTCAGCTTTCAGCTTGCGGCCGTCACGCGCCACGCGGGCCAGTTTATTCGTCAGGAGGCCGCCACTTTTGACCGGAGCCACATCGAAAGCAAAGGCGTACACGACCTGGTATCGTACGTGGATAAGGAAACCGAAAAGCTGCTCGTGGCCGGGCTGCGCGAGGTGCTGCCTGAAGCCGGCTTCATCACGGAAGAGGGTACCGAGGGCGCCCACCGGGCCGAAGAGTACAACTGGATTATCGACCCGCTGGACGGCACCACCAACTTCGTGCACGGCCTACCAGTGTACTGCGTAAGCGTGGGCCTGATTCACCACGGCGAGCTAGTGGCGGGCGTGGTGTACGAGGTAGTGCGCGACGAATGCTTCCGGGCTGCCAAGGGGGCCGGGGCCTTCTGCAATGAGGAGCCCATCCACGTTTCCGATGTGCCGGACCTGAACAACTCCCTGATTGCCACCGGCTTCCCCTACACCGATTTCACCCACCTCAACGAATATCTGCAGCTGCTGAGCGCCTTTATTCAACGCTCCCACGGGGTGCGCCGCGTGGGGTCTGCCGCCGCCGACCTAGCCTACGTAGCCGCCGGCCGCTTCGAGGGCTTCTTCGAGTTCAACCTCAACTCCTACGATGTAGCCGCGGGCATTCTGCTGGTGCGCGAAGCCGGCGGCCGCGTCACGGCTTTCCTGGAAGAAGGCGACCCGCTCTTTGGCCGCCAGGTAGTAGCCAGTAACGGCCACGTGCACGAGGAAATGCAAGCCACCATCCGGGAAACCTGGAAGTAA
- a CDS encoding sensor histidine kinase, with protein MLPPDLAPLVAFAGLPPATLEWLAQHGEQRTFAPGETIIKPGDEAEYMMGVLAGGLQFYAVRNGSREPAFRIDAGQISGVLPYSRLRTISGHGVAVGETTLFLLHRNLFPELEHVSPELVQRLVGLMSDRARLEARTQERDDKLRALGKLSAGLAHELNNPAAAIMRAAETLTNLLQAKPALLLEFVRHCPSPEALAALAALATAPVTAASPAGSALARADAEDELAEWLETQGVPDGYQLAAGLLDAGLTLTALTPVADALPEAARPAALSWLEGQLTTRRLVLDVQEAGTRITTLVANVKTYSHMDRGGDFAPLDVHAGLDSTLNMLSYCLREEKVQVLRDYAPQLPLIKGQVSSLNQVWTNLLDNAIDALPPGGEITVRTRQEGDFVRVFIIDNGPGIPPEVLPRIMEPFFTTKPAGEGTGLGLDIALRIVEQHGGRLEVQSGPGHTEFGVWLPVLAPAEQH; from the coding sequence ATGCTACCCCCTGATCTTGCGCCCCTGGTTGCCTTTGCCGGTCTGCCGCCCGCTACCCTGGAGTGGCTGGCGCAACACGGCGAACAGCGCACCTTTGCCCCCGGCGAAACCATTATAAAGCCCGGCGATGAGGCCGAGTACATGATGGGCGTGCTGGCCGGCGGACTGCAGTTCTACGCCGTGCGCAACGGGAGTCGGGAGCCAGCTTTTCGCATTGATGCGGGCCAGATTAGTGGGGTGCTACCCTACTCCCGCCTCCGGACAATCAGCGGGCACGGGGTGGCCGTTGGGGAAACAACCCTGTTTCTGCTGCACCGCAATCTGTTTCCGGAGTTGGAGCACGTGAGCCCCGAGCTGGTGCAGCGCCTGGTGGGCCTGATGAGTGACCGGGCCCGGCTAGAGGCCCGCACCCAGGAGCGCGACGACAAGCTGCGCGCCCTGGGCAAGCTCTCGGCCGGCTTGGCCCACGAGCTCAACAACCCCGCCGCGGCCATCATGCGGGCCGCCGAAACCCTTACCAACCTGCTGCAAGCCAAGCCGGCCCTGCTGCTGGAGTTCGTCCGCCACTGCCCTTCGCCGGAGGCGCTGGCCGCCCTGGCGGCACTGGCTACGGCCCCCGTTACGGCGGCCTCGCCCGCCGGCTCTGCGCTGGCCCGCGCCGATGCCGAAGACGAGCTGGCCGAGTGGCTGGAAACCCAGGGCGTGCCTGATGGCTACCAGCTGGCCGCGGGCCTGCTCGACGCCGGCCTGACCCTGACCGCGCTAACACCCGTTGCCGATGCCCTGCCCGAGGCAGCTCGCCCCGCGGCTCTGAGTTGGCTGGAAGGGCAGCTCACCACCCGCCGGCTGGTGCTAGACGTGCAGGAAGCCGGCACGCGCATCACTACCCTGGTGGCTAACGTGAAGACCTACAGCCACATGGACCGGGGCGGCGACTTTGCGCCCCTGGACGTGCACGCCGGCCTCGACAGCACCCTCAACATGCTGAGCTACTGCCTGCGCGAAGAAAAAGTGCAGGTACTCCGCGACTATGCTCCCCAGCTTCCCCTGATCAAAGGCCAAGTCAGCAGCCTAAATCAGGTGTGGACCAACTTGCTGGATAACGCCATTGATGCCTTGCCGCCGGGCGGTGAAATTACGGTGCGCACCCGGCAGGAGGGCGACTTTGTGCGGGTGTTCATCATTGATAATGGGCCCGGTATTCCGCCGGAAGTGCTACCCCGCATCATGGAGCCGTTCTTTACCACTAAACCCGCCGGCGAAGGAACCGGCCTCGGCCTCGACATTGCCCTGCGGATTGTAGAGCAGCACGGCGGCCGCCTGGAAGTGCAGTCGGGGCCCGGCCACACGGAGTTTGGGGTGTGGCTGCCGGTGCTGGCGCCCGCCGAACAGCACTAG
- the lnt gene encoding apolipoprotein N-acyltransferase, with product MLTKSSNPVAGGTPAAAPALPVAGLSYWLPSLLALLGAALLWLGWPVHPAPLALVLLVAWVPYLRLEQLLTARGASGWKVWRYSYLLLVLWNLFTTYWVSYSTLAGGITAVICNALLMSLPLTAFYHTKKRFGPKLGYLSLPIYWIAFEQLHLHWFLTWPWLTLGNGFAQANQWVQWYEYTGFLGGSIWIWLVNLLVFFAITKYQASTAAGAVPLARVPLQRLLVLPLLAALVPIGISKLIASQYQEKGPMAEVLVIQPNVDPFNEKFEGGANFISHDLQLQRLLTLTEQNLTPQTKLVLWPETSLDETYFEAAIETYPKIQRLRQWLSQHPGVELVTGLTTVGQYGPDKGKASPTARFRDDLGYYDIFNASLHLGSASGPAEFYHKSRLVPGVEGVPSWLSAFVIDLGGTAGGLGSQPERTVYRTATPGLSVAPVICYESVYGDFVGDYVRQGASLIGIITNDGWWSDSPGHNQHLQYATLRAIETRRDIARSANTGISAFINQKGEITQRTGWWEQAVSRATVHLNTEQTFYVRHGELIGPTCQVLAVLLLVLTVVQAVRSRKQLTA from the coding sequence GTGCTAACGAAATCATCGAATCCCGTGGCCGGCGGCACGCCCGCAGCGGCACCTGCCCTACCCGTTGCGGGACTGAGCTACTGGCTGCCGAGCCTGCTGGCCTTGTTGGGGGCGGCGCTGCTGTGGCTGGGCTGGCCGGTGCACCCGGCCCCGCTGGCCCTGGTACTGTTGGTGGCCTGGGTGCCCTACCTGCGCCTGGAGCAGCTGCTTACGGCGCGCGGGGCCAGCGGCTGGAAGGTGTGGCGCTACAGCTACCTGCTGCTAGTGCTCTGGAACCTGTTCACAACGTACTGGGTGAGTTACAGCACCTTGGCCGGTGGCATTACGGCCGTTATCTGCAACGCCCTGCTGATGAGCTTGCCCCTTACGGCTTTCTACCACACCAAGAAGCGCTTCGGCCCGAAGCTGGGCTACCTCTCCCTACCTATCTACTGGATAGCCTTCGAGCAGCTCCACCTGCATTGGTTCCTGACCTGGCCCTGGCTGACCCTCGGCAATGGCTTTGCCCAGGCCAACCAGTGGGTGCAGTGGTACGAGTACACCGGCTTTTTGGGCGGTTCCATCTGGATTTGGCTGGTGAACTTGCTGGTGTTCTTTGCCATCACGAAGTACCAAGCCTCCACGGCAGCGGGCGCGGTGCCCTTGGCGCGGGTACCGCTTCAGCGCCTGCTTGTGCTACCCCTGCTGGCTGCGCTGGTACCCATAGGAATATCCAAGCTCATTGCCAGTCAGTATCAGGAAAAAGGCCCCATGGCCGAAGTGTTGGTGATTCAGCCCAACGTAGACCCCTTCAATGAGAAGTTTGAGGGCGGCGCTAACTTCATTTCCCATGACCTGCAGCTGCAGCGCCTGCTCACCCTCACCGAGCAGAACCTGACCCCGCAAACCAAGCTCGTGCTCTGGCCCGAAACCTCCCTCGATGAAACCTACTTCGAGGCTGCAATTGAAACCTACCCCAAAATTCAGCGCCTGCGCCAGTGGCTTAGCCAGCACCCCGGCGTGGAGCTGGTAACCGGCCTGACCACCGTGGGCCAATACGGTCCGGATAAAGGCAAGGCCAGCCCCACTGCCCGTTTCCGCGACGACCTGGGCTACTACGACATCTTCAACGCCTCCCTGCACCTGGGCAGCGCCTCCGGCCCCGCCGAATTCTACCATAAGTCTAGGCTGGTGCCGGGGGTAGAGGGCGTGCCGTCGTGGCTGTCAGCCTTCGTGATTGACTTGGGCGGTACGGCCGGCGGCCTGGGCTCCCAGCCCGAGCGCACCGTGTACCGCACGGCTACTCCCGGCCTAAGCGTAGCCCCCGTAATCTGCTATGAGTCAGTGTATGGCGACTTTGTGGGCGACTACGTGCGGCAGGGTGCTTCCCTGATCGGCATCATCACCAACGACGGCTGGTGGAGTGACTCGCCGGGCCACAACCAGCACTTGCAGTACGCCACCCTGCGCGCCATTGAAACCCGCCGCGACATTGCCCGTTCGGCCAACACCGGCATTTCGGCCTTCATCAACCAGAAAGGTGAAATCACGCAGCGGACGGGCTGGTGGGAGCAGGCCGTGAGTCGCGCCACTGTGCACCTGAACACCGAGCAAACCTTTTACGTCCGTCACGGCGAGCTAATTGGCCCCACCTGCCAGGTGCTGGCCGTGCTGCTGCTGGTGCTAACGGTGGTGCAGGCCGTAAGGAGCCGAAAACAATTGACCGCCTAA
- a CDS encoding helix-turn-helix domain-containing protein, producing the protein MFSAARIATIRKSKGLSQEVLAEQSGVSLRTIQRVEQGDTVPRGFTLQALATALEVPLEAFRTEPAELVVASVTAPGPMLGPPAAAATPVLVAQPELAPSPKLRSDPDFLQLLNLSALSFLLVPLLNLVVPWWLWRTRRYSVEHAAEVGRRVLGFQILWQVCSFFAFLLVLIVHLSVAPNYRPVLPGVYVAVVAITYGLNVLTIGYNSWQLRQGRLELYWIRL; encoded by the coding sequence ATGTTCTCGGCCGCCCGCATTGCTACTATTCGGAAAAGTAAAGGCCTCTCGCAGGAAGTGCTGGCGGAGCAGTCGGGGGTGAGTTTGCGCACGATTCAGCGGGTAGAGCAGGGCGACACGGTGCCGCGCGGCTTTACCCTGCAGGCACTAGCTACGGCCCTAGAAGTACCGTTGGAAGCCTTCCGAACGGAACCCGCGGAGCTGGTTGTAGCTTCCGTAACCGCGCCCGGCCCCATGCTGGGGCCGCCCGCTGCGGCCGCTACGCCGGTGCTAGTGGCCCAACCGGAACTGGCTCCTAGCCCAAAGCTGCGCTCCGACCCCGACTTTCTGCAGCTGCTGAACCTAAGCGCCTTGAGTTTTTTGCTGGTGCCCCTTCTCAACTTGGTAGTACCCTGGTGGCTCTGGCGGACCCGGCGCTACTCCGTGGAGCACGCGGCAGAGGTAGGGCGACGCGTGCTGGGCTTCCAGATTTTGTGGCAGGTCTGCAGCTTCTTCGCCTTCCTGCTGGTGCTAATTGTGCACCTGAGCGTAGCCCCCAACTACCGCCCCGTGCTGCCCGGAGTTTACGTGGCCGTGGTAGCCATTACCTACGGCCTGAACGTGCTGACAATCGGCTACAACAGCTGGCAGCTGCGCCAGGGCCGGCTGGAGCTATACTGGATACGGCTATGA
- the radA gene encoding DNA repair protein RadA, translating into MAKVKTLFFCQNCGAQSAKWIGRCPSCGEWNTYVEEVIEKADANPAANAWKASTSVGSTTKAAKPKPLGDIIYEEESRLNTHDAELNRVLGGGLVPGSLVLIGGEPGIGKSTLMLQIAMQLRNLRILYVSGEESEQQIKMRAERLGQQHPGLYILTETNTQNIFRQIDQLQPNVVVVDSIQTLHSTIVEAGPGSVSQVRECTTELLKYAKDTGVPVLLIGHITKDGSIAGPKILEHMVDTVLQFEGDRHLTYRILRTIKNRFGSTAELGIYEMQGAGLRQVSNPSEILLSQRTEQLSGIAIGATLEGNRPLLVEVQALVTPATYGTPQRSSTGFDSKRLQMLLAVLEKRSGLRLGQHDVFLNIAGGLRLEDPALDLAVCAAVVSSLNDVPIRNEICLAAEVGLSGEIRAVSRLDQRLSESEKLGFAEMYISQFNAKGLDLARYGIRVHPAGRLDEVLTGLFG; encoded by the coding sequence ATGGCCAAAGTTAAAACCCTATTTTTCTGTCAGAACTGCGGCGCGCAATCAGCCAAGTGGATCGGGCGCTGCCCCAGCTGCGGGGAGTGGAATACCTACGTGGAGGAAGTGATTGAGAAGGCCGACGCTAACCCGGCCGCCAACGCCTGGAAGGCCTCCACCTCCGTGGGCTCCACTACCAAAGCGGCCAAGCCCAAGCCCCTCGGCGACATTATTTACGAGGAAGAATCACGCCTGAACACCCACGACGCGGAGCTGAACCGGGTGCTGGGCGGCGGACTAGTGCCCGGCTCCCTGGTGCTGATCGGGGGCGAGCCGGGCATCGGTAAAAGCACCCTGATGTTGCAGATTGCCATGCAGTTGCGCAACCTGCGCATCCTGTACGTGTCGGGCGAGGAAAGTGAGCAGCAAATCAAGATGCGGGCCGAACGCCTCGGGCAGCAGCACCCGGGCCTTTACATCCTCACCGAAACCAACACCCAGAACATCTTCCGCCAAATCGACCAGCTTCAGCCCAACGTGGTCGTGGTCGATTCCATCCAGACCCTGCACAGCACCATTGTGGAAGCCGGTCCCGGTTCCGTGAGCCAGGTGCGCGAGTGCACCACCGAGCTGCTCAAGTACGCCAAGGATACGGGCGTGCCAGTGCTGCTCATCGGCCACATCACCAAGGATGGCTCCATTGCCGGCCCCAAAATCCTGGAGCACATGGTGGATACCGTGCTGCAGTTTGAGGGCGACCGGCACCTGACCTACCGTATTCTGCGCACCATCAAAAACCGCTTCGGCTCCACCGCCGAGCTGGGCATCTACGAAATGCAGGGCGCGGGGCTGCGCCAGGTAAGCAACCCCTCCGAGATTCTGCTGAGCCAGCGCACGGAGCAGCTCAGCGGCATTGCCATTGGGGCTACCCTGGAAGGCAACCGGCCGCTGCTAGTGGAGGTGCAGGCCCTCGTGACGCCCGCTACCTACGGCACGCCCCAGCGTTCCTCCACGGGCTTCGACAGCAAGCGCTTGCAGATGCTACTAGCGGTACTAGAGAAGCGTAGCGGCCTGCGCCTAGGTCAGCACGACGTGTTCCTGAACATCGCTGGCGGCCTGCGCCTCGAAGACCCAGCATTGGACTTAGCCGTGTGCGCGGCGGTAGTAAGTTCGCTTAATGACGTACCCATTCGCAACGAAATTTGCCTGGCGGCGGAGGTTGGCCTGAGCGGGGAGATTCGGGCCGTGAGCCGGCTGGATCAGCGCCTGAGTGAATCGGAAAAATTGGGCTTCGCCGAAATGTACATTTCGCAATTCAACGCCAAAGGGCTGGACCTGGCCCGCTACGGCATCCGGGTGCATCCGGCGGGAAGGCTAGATGAGGTGCTGACGGGCCTTTTTGGCTAA
- a CDS encoding SPASM domain-containing protein — protein MASLLTDGLNFFSKATPSRVWNGAQVVGGYILSKLTGKARHWGLPVALSFEPTTSCNLRCPECPSGLRSFTRPTGMLPDELFRKTIDEVASRLWYLIFYFQGEPYLHPNFLELVQYASRKGIYTATSTNAHYLNDTNARRTVESGLDRLIISLDGTTQDVYQQYRVGGKLDKVLEGTKNLIKWRRELKSQTPRVVFQFLVVRPNEHQIDEAKRLAKELGVDDVWFKTAQIYDYHNGSPLIPTIDYYSRYENNATDGTWSIKNKLVNHCWKMWHSCVITWDGLVVPCCFDKDAEYRLGDLKQQTFRQLWHGSKYQRFRASLLKGRDQIEMCRNCTEGTKVWG, from the coding sequence ATGGCTTCCCTACTCACCGACGGACTCAACTTCTTTTCCAAAGCTACCCCCAGCCGCGTCTGGAACGGAGCGCAGGTAGTAGGAGGCTACATCTTGAGCAAGCTGACAGGCAAGGCCCGGCATTGGGGACTGCCGGTAGCCCTAAGCTTCGAGCCAACGACCAGTTGCAACTTGCGCTGCCCGGAGTGCCCCAGCGGCCTGCGCTCCTTCACGCGGCCCACCGGCATGCTGCCCGACGAGCTGTTTCGCAAGACTATTGATGAGGTAGCCTCCCGGCTGTGGTACCTGATTTTCTACTTCCAGGGCGAGCCTTACCTGCACCCCAACTTCCTGGAACTAGTGCAATATGCCTCCCGCAAAGGCATTTACACCGCCACCAGCACCAACGCCCACTACCTCAACGATACCAACGCCCGCCGCACGGTAGAAAGCGGACTGGACCGGCTGATTATTTCCCTGGACGGCACTACCCAGGACGTGTACCAGCAGTACCGGGTGGGCGGCAAGCTGGATAAAGTGCTGGAAGGCACCAAGAACCTGATTAAGTGGCGGCGGGAGCTAAAGTCGCAGACGCCGCGGGTGGTGTTTCAGTTTCTGGTGGTGCGCCCCAATGAGCACCAGATTGACGAAGCCAAACGCCTGGCCAAGGAGCTGGGAGTGGATGACGTGTGGTTTAAAACCGCCCAGATCTACGACTACCACAATGGCTCCCCCCTTATCCCGACCATCGACTACTATTCGCGCTACGAGAACAACGCCACTGATGGCACCTGGAGCATCAAGAACAAGCTAGTGAACCACTGCTGGAAGATGTGGCACAGCTGCGTCATCACCTGGGACGGGCTGGTAGTGCCCTGTTGCTTCGATAAAGACGCCGAGTACCGCCTCGGCGACTTGAAGCAGCAAACCTTCCGCCAGCTCTGGCACGGCTCTAAGTACCAGCGTTTCCGCGCCTCCCTGCTCAAAGGCCGCGACCAAATTGAGATGTGCCGCAACTGCACTGAAGGCACCAAAGTGTGGGGGTAG
- a CDS encoding erythromycin esterase family protein — protein MKTPLPTHPLRSAPDLDPLLDAIGDARIVLLGEASHGTSEYYTWRTALSKRLIQEKGFQFIAVEGDWPDCFKVNAAIKQDEPTYGSAAQLLSTFNRWPTWMWGNWEIAALVEWLHQHNRQQPLEQRVGFYGLDVYSLWDSLQEILRYVEKQGDGAVHAAHQAFQCFEPYGDDPQEYAHAVAFVSDDCQDEVTEMLRALRKQVAAEHPDGLLAREQQFNAEQNALVAVNAERYYRAMIKGGSASWNVRDTHMMETLTRLLDLHGPDSKAIIWEHNTHIGDARYTDMRREDMVNVGQLAREAYGRDQVFAVGFGSYQGSVIAGKKWGATPERMTVPEGTRGSWENLLHQQLQGENALLLSQELRGHEALQKSIGHRAIGVVYRPEFERFGNYVPSVIPDRYDAFLFLDHTRALHPLPTPQDEHTPPDLYPWNY, from the coding sequence ATGAAAACTCCCTTGCCTACCCACCCGCTCCGTTCGGCACCCGACCTAGACCCGCTGTTGGATGCCATCGGCGACGCCCGCATTGTCTTGCTGGGCGAGGCCTCCCACGGCACCTCTGAGTATTACACCTGGCGCACGGCCCTTTCCAAGCGGCTAATCCAGGAGAAAGGCTTCCAGTTTATTGCCGTGGAAGGCGACTGGCCCGACTGCTTCAAGGTAAACGCGGCCATTAAGCAAGACGAGCCTACCTACGGCAGCGCCGCCCAGCTGCTGAGCACGTTTAACCGCTGGCCCACCTGGATGTGGGGCAACTGGGAAATTGCGGCCCTTGTGGAGTGGCTGCACCAGCACAACCGCCAGCAGCCGCTGGAGCAGCGCGTGGGCTTCTACGGCCTGGATGTGTATAGCCTCTGGGATTCCCTGCAGGAAATTCTGCGCTACGTGGAAAAGCAGGGCGATGGAGCCGTGCACGCTGCCCACCAGGCTTTCCAGTGCTTTGAGCCCTACGGCGACGACCCCCAGGAGTACGCTCACGCCGTGGCCTTCGTCTCGGATGATTGCCAGGATGAAGTGACGGAAATGCTGCGGGCCCTGCGCAAGCAAGTAGCCGCCGAGCATCCTGATGGCCTGCTGGCGCGGGAGCAGCAGTTCAACGCCGAGCAGAACGCCTTGGTAGCCGTAAATGCCGAGCGCTACTACCGGGCCATGATTAAGGGCGGCTCCGCTTCCTGGAACGTGCGCGACACCCACATGATGGAAACCCTCACCCGCCTGCTCGACCTGCACGGGCCTGATAGCAAAGCCATTATTTGGGAGCACAACACCCACATCGGCGACGCGCGCTACACCGACATGCGCCGGGAGGACATGGTAAACGTTGGGCAACTTGCCCGCGAAGCGTACGGCCGCGACCAGGTGTTTGCCGTGGGCTTTGGCTCCTACCAGGGCTCCGTTATAGCGGGTAAGAAGTGGGGTGCTACCCCCGAGCGCATGACCGTACCGGAAGGCACTCGCGGCTCCTGGGAAAACCTGCTTCACCAGCAATTGCAAGGAGAAAATGCTTTGCTACTGTCCCAGGAGCTGCGCGGCCACGAGGCCTTGCAGAAGTCCATCGGTCATCGGGCCATTGGCGTCGTGTACCGGCCGGAGTTTGAGCGGTTTGGCAACTACGTGCCCTCCGTCATCCCGGACCGCTACGACGCCTTTCTGTTCCTCGACCACACCCGGGCCCTGCACCCCCTACCTACCCCTCAAGACGAGCACACCCCGCCCGACCTGTACCCCTGGAATTATTAG
- a CDS encoding TlpA family protein disulfide reductase, whose product MPNRSTFAAALLWAAVLAAPLLGRAQGTVVLTGKVSGRTADTVAVSVRENPLDVKEQITYARLDDKGEFRLALTVNGPTRADLVYGDDVTDLFLEPGNQLEVRFKGSDLASTVRYKGRGAEANTFMSEMDEKFVENDGFQVLPDNIMLYEPGFLSFLDYRRKEEQKFVEGGTDGLSPAFKEYLKAEIAYSYANDRLTFQDLREQVVATEGRLKMSPTYYDFLNDKALINNPAAAQSEQYQEFLLNYVHYLATSNGKLRSDPDFYQVCYDLAKKQLDGPVKPIIMGRVLKESFRFGHVKQSAAMLEDFRSVDAKNHYYPLLRQDFDTHKAFAIGAPAPDFKLISAKGDTVSLKQFAGKLVYLNFWRTTSGLALRDLPYAAELAKKFEGKNIVFLNVALDENEGAWKQLVVSKRLPGVHVRTAGGLRSAIARAYAVQDVPSYFLLAEDGTFLNTKPKRLSSRAAVDEIKESFGKANTYSSTLPTGK is encoded by the coding sequence ATGCCCAATAGATCTACTTTCGCCGCCGCCCTGCTGTGGGCAGCCGTGCTAGCCGCCCCCCTGCTGGGCCGGGCCCAAGGCACCGTGGTTCTGACCGGTAAGGTCAGCGGACGCACGGCCGACACAGTGGCCGTGTCGGTGCGCGAGAATCCCCTCGATGTAAAAGAGCAGATTACCTATGCTCGGCTCGATGACAAAGGCGAGTTTCGACTGGCCCTGACGGTAAACGGCCCTACCCGCGCCGACCTTGTGTACGGCGACGACGTAACGGATCTGTTTCTGGAGCCCGGCAACCAACTGGAAGTACGTTTCAAGGGCTCTGACTTGGCTAGCACCGTGCGCTACAAAGGCCGGGGCGCAGAAGCCAATACGTTCATGTCGGAGATGGACGAGAAGTTCGTGGAAAATGATGGCTTTCAGGTCCTTCCCGATAACATCATGCTGTATGAGCCCGGCTTTCTTTCCTTCCTGGACTACCGCCGCAAAGAGGAGCAGAAGTTTGTGGAAGGCGGCACGGACGGCTTAAGCCCGGCGTTCAAGGAGTACCTAAAGGCCGAAATTGCCTACAGCTACGCCAACGACCGGCTGACTTTCCAGGACCTGCGCGAGCAGGTGGTAGCCACCGAGGGCCGCCTGAAAATGTCGCCTACGTACTACGACTTCCTCAACGACAAGGCCCTGATTAACAACCCAGCGGCGGCACAAAGCGAACAGTACCAGGAGTTTCTGCTCAATTACGTGCACTACCTGGCCACCAGCAACGGCAAGCTCCGCTCCGACCCTGACTTCTACCAGGTGTGCTACGACTTGGCCAAAAAGCAGCTCGATGGCCCGGTAAAACCAATCATCATGGGCCGAGTGCTCAAGGAATCTTTCCGCTTCGGCCACGTGAAGCAGTCGGCAGCTATGCTGGAGGATTTCCGCTCCGTTGATGCGAAGAACCACTACTACCCCCTGCTGCGTCAGGATTTCGATACGCACAAGGCGTTTGCCATTGGGGCCCCAGCACCCGATTTTAAGCTGATTTCAGCCAAAGGTGACACTGTGAGTTTGAAGCAGTTTGCTGGCAAGCTGGTGTACCTAAATTTCTGGCGTACCACGAGCGGCCTGGCCCTGCGCGACCTGCCCTACGCGGCGGAGCTAGCGAAGAAGTTTGAGGGTAAAAACATTGTGTTTCTGAACGTGGCCCTGGACGAAAATGAGGGCGCCTGGAAGCAGCTAGTTGTCAGCAAGCGGCTGCCGGGCGTGCACGTGCGCACGGCCGGCGGGTTGCGCTCAGCTATTGCCCGCGCCTACGCTGTCCAGGACGTGCCCAGCTACTTCCTGCTGGCCGAGGATGGCACCTTTCTTAACACCAAGCCTAAGCGCCTGAGCAGCCGCGCCGCCGTGGACGAAATCAAGGAGTCGTTCGGCAAAGCCAATACGTATAGCAGCACGCTACCAACGGGCAAATAG
- the rsmI gene encoding 16S rRNA (cytidine(1402)-2'-O)-methyltransferase, whose protein sequence is MAEPQEKTLLYLVPTPIGNLEDITLRAIRVLDEVDTVLAEDTRTSGRLMQHLGLKKPMLSYHLHNEHQQVQRLLERLEKGETMALVSDAGTPGISDPGFLLVRECLARGLKVECLPGATALVPALLKSGFGAERFTFEGFLPVKKGRQTRLKELAQETRTMIFYESPHRIVKTLEQLAEVLGPERQASVSRELTKLFEETVTAPLAELAANFAARAAIKGEIVLVVQGHKEERTKEDRYTEQ, encoded by the coding sequence ATGGCTGAACCCCAAGAAAAAACGCTTCTGTACCTCGTGCCCACGCCCATCGGCAACCTGGAGGATATTACCCTGCGAGCCATCCGGGTGCTGGACGAGGTAGATACGGTGCTGGCCGAAGACACCCGCACCAGTGGCCGCCTCATGCAGCACTTGGGCCTGAAAAAGCCCATGCTCAGCTACCACCTACACAACGAGCACCAGCAGGTACAGCGCCTGCTCGAACGCCTGGAGAAGGGCGAGACCATGGCCTTAGTGTCGGATGCCGGCACGCCCGGAATTTCCGACCCCGGCTTTTTGTTGGTGCGCGAGTGCCTGGCTCGGGGCCTGAAAGTGGAGTGCCTGCCCGGTGCCACGGCCCTGGTGCCGGCCCTGCTGAAATCGGGGTTTGGGGCGGAACGGTTCACCTTCGAGGGCTTTTTGCCGGTGAAGAAGGGCCGCCAGACCCGCCTCAAGGAGTTGGCTCAGGAAACCCGCACCATGATTTTCTACGAGTCGCCGCACCGCATTGTGAAAACCCTGGAGCAACTCGCCGAAGTGCTGGGCCCTGAGCGCCAGGCTTCTGTGAGCCGGGAACTGACCAAGCTGTTTGAGGAAACCGTAACGGCCCCGCTCGCCGAGCTGGCGGCCAATTTCGCGGCCCGCGCGGCCATCAAAGGAGAAATTGTACTAGTAGTGCAGGGCCACAAGGAAGAACGCACCAAGGAAGACCGTTATACCGAACAATAA